A window of Halopseudomonas sabulinigri genomic DNA:
CCCCGCGCCAGCAAGCGGTGGCACAGGTGAAAACACCACCCAAGCCCAAACCCGAGCCGGTACGCGAGGCCGTACCAGAAGAGGTCAAGCAGGATGTCAGCGCGCCGACAGCGGTCGAAACCGGGCAAAGTAACACCGACACCAACGAGCTGAAACAATCGACCGGTACCGGTAACGCCACGACAGCGGGGGGTACCAGCAGCGCGACCAAGTCGTACTACTCGATGCTGGCGGCCAAACTCGCCCGCTACAAGCGCTACCCATCGGCATCACGCCGGCGCAACGAGCAAGGCACACCGGTTCTGTACTTCGTGGTGGGCCGCGACGGCTCGGTGAGCCAGGCCAGCATTCGCACCAGCTCAGGGTTTGAGCGCCTGGATCAGGCGGTGCTCGACATGCTCAAGCGTGCCACGCCCCTGCCCGAGTTCACTGACGATATGACCGAGCAACAGTTACCGATCACTATTCCGGTGGAGTTCAAGCTGACCGACCGCCGTTGAGGCGGTCCTGCAAATAACAAAGCCTGATAAGAAGAAACCGTCAATCGCGGTCCCGCCCACAGGCAAACCCGGCCCCTGACAGCTCCACCAGAGAGCGTGCAGCGGGAGCAGTCTGGGTAAGCCAGGGAACACAACCAGCTAGGAAAGAGAGCATGATCCAGACAAAACGTACTGCAGCCGCTGGCACCGTCAGCGCGGACCTTACCCTACGCAAGCACAGTGGCCATCGCGTCATGGCGACGTCACTGGCACTGGCCATCTCCGGTGCCATGGTCAGCCACCTGCACGC
This region includes:
- a CDS encoding energy transducer TonB; the encoded protein is MIRPHHWLIALLVALAAHLLTFAVLAYTKPVGDAADQGAQGIEIDLGMLGDLGAAQETEQPKEIAPPKPQVAPPPPPEPPPAPPRQQAVAQVKTPPKPKPEPVREAVPEEVKQDVSAPTAVETGQSNTDTNELKQSTGTGNATTAGGTSSATKSYYSMLAAKLARYKRYPSASRRRNEQGTPVLYFVVGRDGSVSQASIRTSSGFERLDQAVLDMLKRATPLPEFTDDMTEQQLPITIPVEFKLTDRR